In the genome of Syntrophorhabdales bacterium, the window CGCAGCCGGCGGCAGTTCAGACATGAGTTTCCGCGCTCTCGCAGTCGGAGCCGAGAAATATCTGGGTCAACCCATCATCATGGACAACAAAGGCGGTGGAGGCGGGACGCTTGCGCTTGCAAACGTCGCAAACGCAAAGCCTGACGGATACACGATCTGTCAGGCGGGGAGCACCGGCATCGTGCGGACCCCCCAGATACAGAAAGTGACGTACAAGCCGCTGAAGAGCTTCACTCCCATTATGGCATACGTAGGTGCGCACAACTCCGGGCTTGTTGTGAAAACCGGTGCACCCTGGAAGACGTTGAAGGAGTTCCTTGACTATGCAAAGAAGAATCCGGGAAAAATAAAGTACGGTACGCCCGGCGTTGGTACTGCGCCTCACCATGCGATGGAGTACCTTGCTTACAAAGAGGGCATAAAGTGGGTGCACGTGCCCTATACAGGCAGTGCGCCCGCGATGACCGCAGTGCTTGGCGGCCACCTCGATGCAGGTTCTGTCGGGCCTGAATGG includes:
- a CDS encoding tripartite tricarboxylate transporter substrate binding protein, which produces MKRAGKVQVFVSLLLLAMSALCAPSAVCAEYPDKPIMASISYAAGGSSDMSFRALAVGAEKYLGQPIIMDNKGGGGGTLALANVANAKPDGYTICQAGSTGIVRTPQIQKVTYKPLKSFTPIMAYVGAHNSGLVVKTGAPWKTLKEFLDYAKKNPGKIKYGTPGVGTAPHHAMEYLAYKEGIKWVHVPYTGSAPAMTAVLGGHLDAGSVGPEWVPFALAGSLRVLGTHEYKRSAAFPDIPTFREQGYDFVNETVFSIFGPAGLPPDIVTKLETAFTKGMETPQFKSVCEKLNLIPAYYNSKDYDRHLKELWVSLEKSMKETGLIKEPATQPY